The Megachile rotundata isolate GNS110a chromosome 8, iyMegRotu1, whole genome shotgun sequence genome has a segment encoding these proteins:
- the LOC100882900 gene encoding pyruvate dehydrogenase phosphatase regulatory subunit, mitochondrial isoform X2, whose protein sequence is MLKNVSSRCTCITLLKKEILQVNRSCSSYITYNNGLLKSKQIDKENREKFVTKSNVSFESTILPTQSQIVIAGAGTVANSVAYHLVINGWNDVLVLEQNKIGSGTSYFGSGTIGLFKPISHRNLISYSIKLYRQLQEMGYDIGLKQCGSIYLAQTKDRMIALKRRMAYNVPTGLHCETLKKEQLKQLHPYLHIEDVEGAVWVPEDAVANPSAICKVLAKLAKIGGAKYVENCHVDKVYTENGAVKSVKTEHGIVHCKYFVNCAGMWARELGLRCDPPVRIPAYPAEHFYAIASPFPSCTNLVLPCVRDYDSYSYMREWQGSLLIGWFEPNSKPAFENSTVPIKNWKNYLTVDTSHWMPLWDKVVHRLPILEGIQPNIYNCPDTFTPDGRWILGESPEVKNYFVAGGMNGNSLQGAGGIGKEVAECLINGESTQELLPFNVQRFLDLHSSKQYLQQRTKEVVGRNYAILYPHQCEYKYARKLRCSPLYSVLEERGAIFGVKMAYERPLYFDSTYTRSKKPVMPPGSFYKPKFFDFMEEEFLACKEGVGIIDMSSFSKIEIRSSRWEVVEYLQQLCSNDANIPVGGIVHTGMQNQRGGYENDCILVRLAENSYFMVSPTSQQTRIYQWMSRHLPADHSVGLNDVTSKYTVINLVGPKATGLLSELSNSDINLSPFTYKTVNVAYASDVMVMSFTHTGESGYCLYIPSEYALHVYSKLMDIGKDYGARDVGVLTQRFMRIERFIPFWAEELTPFVTPYEAGSGYSVKLDKEYFIGKFALQYQKEQGVSKRLVLFVVNELDVNKDVWPWGSEPIYRNSEFVGTVTSAGYGFATEKHICLGFISCPESTHIQSNTNVVTTDFIMEPTARYEIDIAGTRFPAKPHIHPLPIPAWSGKLNKKYIPTPAIVYKSEVSR, encoded by the exons ATGCTGAAGAACGTGAGTTCAAGATGTACTTGTATAACGCTTTTAAAAAAGGAAATTTTACAAGTTAACAGAAGTTGTTCGAGTTATATAACCTATAACAATGGATTACTTAAATCTAAACAAATCGATaaagaaaatcgagaaaagtttgtTACCAAATCCAATGTTTCATTCGAATCAACGATATTACCAACGCAATCACAAATTGTTATTGCGGGTGCAGGAACAGTTGCTAATTCGGTTGCTTATCATCTTGTTATTAATGGATGGAACGATGTACTCGTCTTGGAACAAAACAA AATTGGAAGCGGAACATCTTATTTTGGTTCTGGCACCATTGGTTTGTTCAAACCGATATCGCATAGAAACTTAATATCTTATAGCATTAAATTATATCGACAGTTACAAGAAATGGGATATGACATAGGATTAAAACAATGCGGTAGTATATATTTAGCTCAGACTAAAGACAGAATGATAGCTTTGAAAAGAAGAATGGCTTATAATGTACCTACAGGCTTACATTGCGAA ACTTTGAAGAAAGAACAACTGAAACAACTGCACCCGTACTTGCATATTGAAGATGTCGAAGGTGCTGTCTGGGTACCTGAAGATGCAGTAGCGAATCCTAGCGCGATCTGTAAAGTTCTAGCGAAGCTGGCAAAGATCGGAGGAGCCAAGTACGTTGAAAATTGCCATGTAGACAAAGTATATACCGAGAATGGAGCTGTCAAAAGTGTAAAAACGGAACATGGTATAGTCcattgcaaatattttgttaactGTGCAGGAATG TGGGCACGTGAATTAGGATTACGATGCGATCCACCTGTTAGAATTCCAGCATATCCTGCAGAACATTTTTACGCGATTGCTTCTCCTTTTCCATCTTGTACAAATCTTGTTTTACCGTGTGTACGAGATTATGATTCATATTCGTACATGAGGGAATGGCAAg gaAGTTTATTAATTGGATGGTTTGAACCAAACTCAAAACCCGCGTTTGAAAATAGTACTGTTCCTATAAAGAACTGGAAGAATTATCTTACAGTTGATACATCGCATTGGATGCCATTATGGGATAAAGTGGTACACAGGTTACCAATTTTAGAAGGTATACAACCAAATATTTATAACTGTCCTGATACTTTTACACCAGACGGAAGATGGATATTAGGAGAAAGTCCAgaagtgaaaaattattttgttgctgGAGGCATGAATGGAAATTCATTACAAG gtGCTGGTGGAATAGGGAAAGAAGTCGCTGAATGTTTAATTAACGGGGAATCTACGCAAGAATTACTTCCTTTCAATGTACAGAGGTTCTTAGATTTGCATAGTAGCAAGCAATATTTACAGCAAAGAACAAAGGAGGTTGTTGGCAGAAACTATGCGATTTTATATCCTCATCAATGCGAATATAAATATGCTCGAAAACTGCGCTGTTCACCTTTATATTCTGTTCTTGAAGAGCGAGGTGCAATTTTCGGCGTAAAGATGGCTTATGAACGTCCACTTTATTTCGATTCAACTTACACAA GATCGAAAAAACCAGTCATGCCACCAGGTAGTTTTTATAAACCTAAATTCTTTGACTTCATGGAAGAAGAATTCTTAGCATGTAAAGAAGGAGTAGGAATAATAGATATGAGTTCATTTTCAAAAATCGAAATTAGG TCAAGTCGTTGGGAAGTCGTGGAATATCTTCAACAATTATGTTCTAACGATGCGAATATACCAGTCGGTGGCATAGTACACACAGGAATGCAAAATCAAAGAGGAGGATACGAAAATGATTGCATTTTAGTAAGACTAGCAGAAAATAGTTATTTTATGGTTTCACCTACATCGCAGCAAACACGCATTTATCAGTGGATGTCGAG ACATTTACCAGCTGATCATTCAGTAGGCTTGAACGATGTAACATCAAAATATACTGTTATTAATTTAGTAGGACCTAAAGCAACAGGTTTACTGtcagaattatcaaattctgaTATTAATCTTTCTCCTTTCACTTATAAG acTGTAAATGTAGCGTATGCTTCTGATGTAATGGTAATGTCATTCACACACACTGGTGAATCTGGTTATTGTCTGTACATACCATCGGAGTACGCGCTTCATGTATACTCTAAACTAATGGATATAGGTAAAGATTACGGAGCACGAGATGTTGGTGTGCTGACACAACGTTTCATGCGAATAGAAAGATTTATCCCGTTTTGGGCCGAAGAATTGACACCGTTTGTAACCCCGTATGAAGCTGGAAGTGGATACAGCGTAAAATTAGAC AAAGAATATTTCATTGGCAAGTTCGCTTTACAATATCAAAAAGAACAAGGTGTATCAAAGAGATTAGTATTATTTGTTGTTAATGAATTAGATGTTAATAAGGATGTTTGGCCATGGGGTAGTGAACCAATTTATCGAAACAGTGAATTTGTAGGCACCGTTACATCGGCAGG ATATGGTTTTGCTACAGAAAAGCATATTTGCCTTGGTTTCATCAGTTGTCCTGAATCAACGCACATTCAAAGTAATACAAATGTAGTTACGACAGATTTTATAATGGAACCCACTGCTCGTTACGAAATCGATATTGCTGGAACTAGATTTCCTGCTAAACCGCACATTCATCCCTTACCGATACCGGCATGGAGTGGCAAActtaataaaaagtatattCCTACACCTGCTATTGTATACAAAAGTGAGGTATCTCGCTAA
- the LOC100882900 gene encoding pyruvate dehydrogenase phosphatase regulatory subunit, mitochondrial isoform X1, which produces MLKNVSSRCTCITLLKKEILQVNRSCSSYITYNNGLLKSKQIDKENREKFVTKSNVSFESTILPTQSQIVIAGAGTVANSVAYHLVINGWNDVLVLEQNKIGSGTSYFGSGTIGLFKPISHRNLISYSIKLYRQLQEMGYDIGLKQCGSIYLAQTKDRMIALKRRMAYNVPTGLHCETLKKEQLKQLHPYLHIEDVEGAVWVPEDAVANPSAICKVLAKLAKIGGAKYVENCHVDKVYTENGAVKSVKTEHGIVHCKYFVNCAGMWARELGLRCDPPVRIPAYPAEHFYAIASPFPSCTNLVLPCVRDYDSYSYMREWQGSLLIGWFEPNSKPAFENSTVPIKNWKNYLTVDTSHWMPLWDKVVHRLPILEGIQPNIYNCPDTFTPDGRWILGESPEVKNYFVAGGMNGNSLQGAGGIGKEVAECLINGESTQELLPFNVQRFLDLHSSKQYLQQRTKEVVGRNYAILYPHQCEYKYARKLRCSPLYSVLEERGAIFGVKMAYERPLYFDSTYTKGSKKPVMPPGSFYKPKFFDFMEEEFLACKEGVGIIDMSSFSKIEIRSSRWEVVEYLQQLCSNDANIPVGGIVHTGMQNQRGGYENDCILVRLAENSYFMVSPTSQQTRIYQWMSRHLPADHSVGLNDVTSKYTVINLVGPKATGLLSELSNSDINLSPFTYKTVNVAYASDVMVMSFTHTGESGYCLYIPSEYALHVYSKLMDIGKDYGARDVGVLTQRFMRIERFIPFWAEELTPFVTPYEAGSGYSVKLDKEYFIGKFALQYQKEQGVSKRLVLFVVNELDVNKDVWPWGSEPIYRNSEFVGTVTSAGYGFATEKHICLGFISCPESTHIQSNTNVVTTDFIMEPTARYEIDIAGTRFPAKPHIHPLPIPAWSGKLNKKYIPTPAIVYKSEVSR; this is translated from the exons ATGCTGAAGAACGTGAGTTCAAGATGTACTTGTATAACGCTTTTAAAAAAGGAAATTTTACAAGTTAACAGAAGTTGTTCGAGTTATATAACCTATAACAATGGATTACTTAAATCTAAACAAATCGATaaagaaaatcgagaaaagtttgtTACCAAATCCAATGTTTCATTCGAATCAACGATATTACCAACGCAATCACAAATTGTTATTGCGGGTGCAGGAACAGTTGCTAATTCGGTTGCTTATCATCTTGTTATTAATGGATGGAACGATGTACTCGTCTTGGAACAAAACAA AATTGGAAGCGGAACATCTTATTTTGGTTCTGGCACCATTGGTTTGTTCAAACCGATATCGCATAGAAACTTAATATCTTATAGCATTAAATTATATCGACAGTTACAAGAAATGGGATATGACATAGGATTAAAACAATGCGGTAGTATATATTTAGCTCAGACTAAAGACAGAATGATAGCTTTGAAAAGAAGAATGGCTTATAATGTACCTACAGGCTTACATTGCGAA ACTTTGAAGAAAGAACAACTGAAACAACTGCACCCGTACTTGCATATTGAAGATGTCGAAGGTGCTGTCTGGGTACCTGAAGATGCAGTAGCGAATCCTAGCGCGATCTGTAAAGTTCTAGCGAAGCTGGCAAAGATCGGAGGAGCCAAGTACGTTGAAAATTGCCATGTAGACAAAGTATATACCGAGAATGGAGCTGTCAAAAGTGTAAAAACGGAACATGGTATAGTCcattgcaaatattttgttaactGTGCAGGAATG TGGGCACGTGAATTAGGATTACGATGCGATCCACCTGTTAGAATTCCAGCATATCCTGCAGAACATTTTTACGCGATTGCTTCTCCTTTTCCATCTTGTACAAATCTTGTTTTACCGTGTGTACGAGATTATGATTCATATTCGTACATGAGGGAATGGCAAg gaAGTTTATTAATTGGATGGTTTGAACCAAACTCAAAACCCGCGTTTGAAAATAGTACTGTTCCTATAAAGAACTGGAAGAATTATCTTACAGTTGATACATCGCATTGGATGCCATTATGGGATAAAGTGGTACACAGGTTACCAATTTTAGAAGGTATACAACCAAATATTTATAACTGTCCTGATACTTTTACACCAGACGGAAGATGGATATTAGGAGAAAGTCCAgaagtgaaaaattattttgttgctgGAGGCATGAATGGAAATTCATTACAAG gtGCTGGTGGAATAGGGAAAGAAGTCGCTGAATGTTTAATTAACGGGGAATCTACGCAAGAATTACTTCCTTTCAATGTACAGAGGTTCTTAGATTTGCATAGTAGCAAGCAATATTTACAGCAAAGAACAAAGGAGGTTGTTGGCAGAAACTATGCGATTTTATATCCTCATCAATGCGAATATAAATATGCTCGAAAACTGCGCTGTTCACCTTTATATTCTGTTCTTGAAGAGCGAGGTGCAATTTTCGGCGTAAAGATGGCTTATGAACGTCCACTTTATTTCGATTCAACTTACACAA aagGATCGAAAAAACCAGTCATGCCACCAGGTAGTTTTTATAAACCTAAATTCTTTGACTTCATGGAAGAAGAATTCTTAGCATGTAAAGAAGGAGTAGGAATAATAGATATGAGTTCATTTTCAAAAATCGAAATTAGG TCAAGTCGTTGGGAAGTCGTGGAATATCTTCAACAATTATGTTCTAACGATGCGAATATACCAGTCGGTGGCATAGTACACACAGGAATGCAAAATCAAAGAGGAGGATACGAAAATGATTGCATTTTAGTAAGACTAGCAGAAAATAGTTATTTTATGGTTTCACCTACATCGCAGCAAACACGCATTTATCAGTGGATGTCGAG ACATTTACCAGCTGATCATTCAGTAGGCTTGAACGATGTAACATCAAAATATACTGTTATTAATTTAGTAGGACCTAAAGCAACAGGTTTACTGtcagaattatcaaattctgaTATTAATCTTTCTCCTTTCACTTATAAG acTGTAAATGTAGCGTATGCTTCTGATGTAATGGTAATGTCATTCACACACACTGGTGAATCTGGTTATTGTCTGTACATACCATCGGAGTACGCGCTTCATGTATACTCTAAACTAATGGATATAGGTAAAGATTACGGAGCACGAGATGTTGGTGTGCTGACACAACGTTTCATGCGAATAGAAAGATTTATCCCGTTTTGGGCCGAAGAATTGACACCGTTTGTAACCCCGTATGAAGCTGGAAGTGGATACAGCGTAAAATTAGAC AAAGAATATTTCATTGGCAAGTTCGCTTTACAATATCAAAAAGAACAAGGTGTATCAAAGAGATTAGTATTATTTGTTGTTAATGAATTAGATGTTAATAAGGATGTTTGGCCATGGGGTAGTGAACCAATTTATCGAAACAGTGAATTTGTAGGCACCGTTACATCGGCAGG ATATGGTTTTGCTACAGAAAAGCATATTTGCCTTGGTTTCATCAGTTGTCCTGAATCAACGCACATTCAAAGTAATACAAATGTAGTTACGACAGATTTTATAATGGAACCCACTGCTCGTTACGAAATCGATATTGCTGGAACTAGATTTCCTGCTAAACCGCACATTCATCCCTTACCGATACCGGCATGGAGTGGCAAActtaataaaaagtatattCCTACACCTGCTATTGTATACAAAAGTGAGGTATCTCGCTAA
- the LOC100882900 gene encoding pyruvate dehydrogenase phosphatase regulatory subunit, mitochondrial isoform X4 encodes MERCTRLGTKQFFCRIGSGTSYFGSGTIGLFKPISHRNLISYSIKLYRQLQEMGYDIGLKQCGSIYLAQTKDRMIALKRRMAYNVPTGLHCETLKKEQLKQLHPYLHIEDVEGAVWVPEDAVANPSAICKVLAKLAKIGGAKYVENCHVDKVYTENGAVKSVKTEHGIVHCKYFVNCAGMWARELGLRCDPPVRIPAYPAEHFYAIASPFPSCTNLVLPCVRDYDSYSYMREWQGSLLIGWFEPNSKPAFENSTVPIKNWKNYLTVDTSHWMPLWDKVVHRLPILEGIQPNIYNCPDTFTPDGRWILGESPEVKNYFVAGGMNGNSLQGAGGIGKEVAECLINGESTQELLPFNVQRFLDLHSSKQYLQQRTKEVVGRNYAILYPHQCEYKYARKLRCSPLYSVLEERGAIFGVKMAYERPLYFDSTYTKGSKKPVMPPGSFYKPKFFDFMEEEFLACKEGVGIIDMSSFSKIEIRSSRWEVVEYLQQLCSNDANIPVGGIVHTGMQNQRGGYENDCILVRLAENSYFMVSPTSQQTRIYQWMSRHLPADHSVGLNDVTSKYTVINLVGPKATGLLSELSNSDINLSPFTYKTVNVAYASDVMVMSFTHTGESGYCLYIPSEYALHVYSKLMDIGKDYGARDVGVLTQRFMRIERFIPFWAEELTPFVTPYEAGSGYSVKLDKEYFIGKFALQYQKEQGVSKRLVLFVVNELDVNKDVWPWGSEPIYRNSEFVGTVTSAGYGFATEKHICLGFISCPESTHIQSNTNVVTTDFIMEPTARYEIDIAGTRFPAKPHIHPLPIPAWSGKLNKKYIPTPAIVYKSEVSR; translated from the exons ATGGAACGATGTACTCGTCTTGGAACAAAACAA TTTTTTTGCAGAATTGGAAGCGGAACATCTTATTTTGGTTCTGGCACCATTGGTTTGTTCAAACCGATATCGCATAGAAACTTAATATCTTATAGCATTAAATTATATCGACAGTTACAAGAAATGGGATATGACATAGGATTAAAACAATGCGGTAGTATATATTTAGCTCAGACTAAAGACAGAATGATAGCTTTGAAAAGAAGAATGGCTTATAATGTACCTACAGGCTTACATTGCGAA ACTTTGAAGAAAGAACAACTGAAACAACTGCACCCGTACTTGCATATTGAAGATGTCGAAGGTGCTGTCTGGGTACCTGAAGATGCAGTAGCGAATCCTAGCGCGATCTGTAAAGTTCTAGCGAAGCTGGCAAAGATCGGAGGAGCCAAGTACGTTGAAAATTGCCATGTAGACAAAGTATATACCGAGAATGGAGCTGTCAAAAGTGTAAAAACGGAACATGGTATAGTCcattgcaaatattttgttaactGTGCAGGAATG TGGGCACGTGAATTAGGATTACGATGCGATCCACCTGTTAGAATTCCAGCATATCCTGCAGAACATTTTTACGCGATTGCTTCTCCTTTTCCATCTTGTACAAATCTTGTTTTACCGTGTGTACGAGATTATGATTCATATTCGTACATGAGGGAATGGCAAg gaAGTTTATTAATTGGATGGTTTGAACCAAACTCAAAACCCGCGTTTGAAAATAGTACTGTTCCTATAAAGAACTGGAAGAATTATCTTACAGTTGATACATCGCATTGGATGCCATTATGGGATAAAGTGGTACACAGGTTACCAATTTTAGAAGGTATACAACCAAATATTTATAACTGTCCTGATACTTTTACACCAGACGGAAGATGGATATTAGGAGAAAGTCCAgaagtgaaaaattattttgttgctgGAGGCATGAATGGAAATTCATTACAAG gtGCTGGTGGAATAGGGAAAGAAGTCGCTGAATGTTTAATTAACGGGGAATCTACGCAAGAATTACTTCCTTTCAATGTACAGAGGTTCTTAGATTTGCATAGTAGCAAGCAATATTTACAGCAAAGAACAAAGGAGGTTGTTGGCAGAAACTATGCGATTTTATATCCTCATCAATGCGAATATAAATATGCTCGAAAACTGCGCTGTTCACCTTTATATTCTGTTCTTGAAGAGCGAGGTGCAATTTTCGGCGTAAAGATGGCTTATGAACGTCCACTTTATTTCGATTCAACTTACACAA aagGATCGAAAAAACCAGTCATGCCACCAGGTAGTTTTTATAAACCTAAATTCTTTGACTTCATGGAAGAAGAATTCTTAGCATGTAAAGAAGGAGTAGGAATAATAGATATGAGTTCATTTTCAAAAATCGAAATTAGG TCAAGTCGTTGGGAAGTCGTGGAATATCTTCAACAATTATGTTCTAACGATGCGAATATACCAGTCGGTGGCATAGTACACACAGGAATGCAAAATCAAAGAGGAGGATACGAAAATGATTGCATTTTAGTAAGACTAGCAGAAAATAGTTATTTTATGGTTTCACCTACATCGCAGCAAACACGCATTTATCAGTGGATGTCGAG ACATTTACCAGCTGATCATTCAGTAGGCTTGAACGATGTAACATCAAAATATACTGTTATTAATTTAGTAGGACCTAAAGCAACAGGTTTACTGtcagaattatcaaattctgaTATTAATCTTTCTCCTTTCACTTATAAG acTGTAAATGTAGCGTATGCTTCTGATGTAATGGTAATGTCATTCACACACACTGGTGAATCTGGTTATTGTCTGTACATACCATCGGAGTACGCGCTTCATGTATACTCTAAACTAATGGATATAGGTAAAGATTACGGAGCACGAGATGTTGGTGTGCTGACACAACGTTTCATGCGAATAGAAAGATTTATCCCGTTTTGGGCCGAAGAATTGACACCGTTTGTAACCCCGTATGAAGCTGGAAGTGGATACAGCGTAAAATTAGAC AAAGAATATTTCATTGGCAAGTTCGCTTTACAATATCAAAAAGAACAAGGTGTATCAAAGAGATTAGTATTATTTGTTGTTAATGAATTAGATGTTAATAAGGATGTTTGGCCATGGGGTAGTGAACCAATTTATCGAAACAGTGAATTTGTAGGCACCGTTACATCGGCAGG ATATGGTTTTGCTACAGAAAAGCATATTTGCCTTGGTTTCATCAGTTGTCCTGAATCAACGCACATTCAAAGTAATACAAATGTAGTTACGACAGATTTTATAATGGAACCCACTGCTCGTTACGAAATCGATATTGCTGGAACTAGATTTCCTGCTAAACCGCACATTCATCCCTTACCGATACCGGCATGGAGTGGCAAActtaataaaaagtatattCCTACACCTGCTATTGTATACAAAAGTGAGGTATCTCGCTAA
- the LOC100882900 gene encoding pyruvate dehydrogenase phosphatase regulatory subunit, mitochondrial isoform X3 has product MSRTNQEILQVNRSCSSYITYNNGLLKSKQIDKENREKFVTKSNVSFESTILPTQSQIVIAGAGTVANSVAYHLVINGWNDVLVLEQNKIGSGTSYFGSGTIGLFKPISHRNLISYSIKLYRQLQEMGYDIGLKQCGSIYLAQTKDRMIALKRRMAYNVPTGLHCETLKKEQLKQLHPYLHIEDVEGAVWVPEDAVANPSAICKVLAKLAKIGGAKYVENCHVDKVYTENGAVKSVKTEHGIVHCKYFVNCAGMWARELGLRCDPPVRIPAYPAEHFYAIASPFPSCTNLVLPCVRDYDSYSYMREWQGSLLIGWFEPNSKPAFENSTVPIKNWKNYLTVDTSHWMPLWDKVVHRLPILEGIQPNIYNCPDTFTPDGRWILGESPEVKNYFVAGGMNGNSLQGAGGIGKEVAECLINGESTQELLPFNVQRFLDLHSSKQYLQQRTKEVVGRNYAILYPHQCEYKYARKLRCSPLYSVLEERGAIFGVKMAYERPLYFDSTYTKGSKKPVMPPGSFYKPKFFDFMEEEFLACKEGVGIIDMSSFSKIEIRSSRWEVVEYLQQLCSNDANIPVGGIVHTGMQNQRGGYENDCILVRLAENSYFMVSPTSQQTRIYQWMSRHLPADHSVGLNDVTSKYTVINLVGPKATGLLSELSNSDINLSPFTYKTVNVAYASDVMVMSFTHTGESGYCLYIPSEYALHVYSKLMDIGKDYGARDVGVLTQRFMRIERFIPFWAEELTPFVTPYEAGSGYSVKLDKEYFIGKFALQYQKEQGVSKRLVLFVVNELDVNKDVWPWGSEPIYRNSEFVGTVTSAGYGFATEKHICLGFISCPESTHIQSNTNVVTTDFIMEPTARYEIDIAGTRFPAKPHIHPLPIPAWSGKLNKKYIPTPAIVYKSEVSR; this is encoded by the exons ATGAGCCGAACCAACCAA GAAATTTTACAAGTTAACAGAAGTTGTTCGAGTTATATAACCTATAACAATGGATTACTTAAATCTAAACAAATCGATaaagaaaatcgagaaaagtttgtTACCAAATCCAATGTTTCATTCGAATCAACGATATTACCAACGCAATCACAAATTGTTATTGCGGGTGCAGGAACAGTTGCTAATTCGGTTGCTTATCATCTTGTTATTAATGGATGGAACGATGTACTCGTCTTGGAACAAAACAA AATTGGAAGCGGAACATCTTATTTTGGTTCTGGCACCATTGGTTTGTTCAAACCGATATCGCATAGAAACTTAATATCTTATAGCATTAAATTATATCGACAGTTACAAGAAATGGGATATGACATAGGATTAAAACAATGCGGTAGTATATATTTAGCTCAGACTAAAGACAGAATGATAGCTTTGAAAAGAAGAATGGCTTATAATGTACCTACAGGCTTACATTGCGAA ACTTTGAAGAAAGAACAACTGAAACAACTGCACCCGTACTTGCATATTGAAGATGTCGAAGGTGCTGTCTGGGTACCTGAAGATGCAGTAGCGAATCCTAGCGCGATCTGTAAAGTTCTAGCGAAGCTGGCAAAGATCGGAGGAGCCAAGTACGTTGAAAATTGCCATGTAGACAAAGTATATACCGAGAATGGAGCTGTCAAAAGTGTAAAAACGGAACATGGTATAGTCcattgcaaatattttgttaactGTGCAGGAATG TGGGCACGTGAATTAGGATTACGATGCGATCCACCTGTTAGAATTCCAGCATATCCTGCAGAACATTTTTACGCGATTGCTTCTCCTTTTCCATCTTGTACAAATCTTGTTTTACCGTGTGTACGAGATTATGATTCATATTCGTACATGAGGGAATGGCAAg gaAGTTTATTAATTGGATGGTTTGAACCAAACTCAAAACCCGCGTTTGAAAATAGTACTGTTCCTATAAAGAACTGGAAGAATTATCTTACAGTTGATACATCGCATTGGATGCCATTATGGGATAAAGTGGTACACAGGTTACCAATTTTAGAAGGTATACAACCAAATATTTATAACTGTCCTGATACTTTTACACCAGACGGAAGATGGATATTAGGAGAAAGTCCAgaagtgaaaaattattttgttgctgGAGGCATGAATGGAAATTCATTACAAG gtGCTGGTGGAATAGGGAAAGAAGTCGCTGAATGTTTAATTAACGGGGAATCTACGCAAGAATTACTTCCTTTCAATGTACAGAGGTTCTTAGATTTGCATAGTAGCAAGCAATATTTACAGCAAAGAACAAAGGAGGTTGTTGGCAGAAACTATGCGATTTTATATCCTCATCAATGCGAATATAAATATGCTCGAAAACTGCGCTGTTCACCTTTATATTCTGTTCTTGAAGAGCGAGGTGCAATTTTCGGCGTAAAGATGGCTTATGAACGTCCACTTTATTTCGATTCAACTTACACAA aagGATCGAAAAAACCAGTCATGCCACCAGGTAGTTTTTATAAACCTAAATTCTTTGACTTCATGGAAGAAGAATTCTTAGCATGTAAAGAAGGAGTAGGAATAATAGATATGAGTTCATTTTCAAAAATCGAAATTAGG TCAAGTCGTTGGGAAGTCGTGGAATATCTTCAACAATTATGTTCTAACGATGCGAATATACCAGTCGGTGGCATAGTACACACAGGAATGCAAAATCAAAGAGGAGGATACGAAAATGATTGCATTTTAGTAAGACTAGCAGAAAATAGTTATTTTATGGTTTCACCTACATCGCAGCAAACACGCATTTATCAGTGGATGTCGAG ACATTTACCAGCTGATCATTCAGTAGGCTTGAACGATGTAACATCAAAATATACTGTTATTAATTTAGTAGGACCTAAAGCAACAGGTTTACTGtcagaattatcaaattctgaTATTAATCTTTCTCCTTTCACTTATAAG acTGTAAATGTAGCGTATGCTTCTGATGTAATGGTAATGTCATTCACACACACTGGTGAATCTGGTTATTGTCTGTACATACCATCGGAGTACGCGCTTCATGTATACTCTAAACTAATGGATATAGGTAAAGATTACGGAGCACGAGATGTTGGTGTGCTGACACAACGTTTCATGCGAATAGAAAGATTTATCCCGTTTTGGGCCGAAGAATTGACACCGTTTGTAACCCCGTATGAAGCTGGAAGTGGATACAGCGTAAAATTAGAC AAAGAATATTTCATTGGCAAGTTCGCTTTACAATATCAAAAAGAACAAGGTGTATCAAAGAGATTAGTATTATTTGTTGTTAATGAATTAGATGTTAATAAGGATGTTTGGCCATGGGGTAGTGAACCAATTTATCGAAACAGTGAATTTGTAGGCACCGTTACATCGGCAGG ATATGGTTTTGCTACAGAAAAGCATATTTGCCTTGGTTTCATCAGTTGTCCTGAATCAACGCACATTCAAAGTAATACAAATGTAGTTACGACAGATTTTATAATGGAACCCACTGCTCGTTACGAAATCGATATTGCTGGAACTAGATTTCCTGCTAAACCGCACATTCATCCCTTACCGATACCGGCATGGAGTGGCAAActtaataaaaagtatattCCTACACCTGCTATTGTATACAAAAGTGAGGTATCTCGCTAA